The Aequorivita sublithincola DSM 14238 genome window below encodes:
- the pruA gene encoding L-glutamate gamma-semialdehyde dehydrogenase encodes MGNGFFEVPIAVNEPIKSYAPGSPEREEVLNTYREMYKAKIEVPLFINGKEVKTKETATMSPPHDHKHVLGTYYKATKKNVEEAISTALEARKKWSVMPWEQRAGIFLRAAELLAGPYRAKINAATMLGQSKNIYQAEIDSACELIDFLRFNVQYMTEIYAEQPKSTSAAWNRIEYRPLEGFIYAITPFNFTAIAGNLPASAAMMGNVVVWKPSNTQVYSAKVIMDVFREAGVPAGVINMVMGDAAMISDTLMASPDFSGVHFTGSTGVFQGIWKKIGDNITNYKTYPRIVGETGGKDFIVAHKTSNPKQVATAMARGAFEFQGQKCSAASRCYISKSIWEEVKTNLVDDIRSFKMGTPEDMGNFITAVISESSFDKLAKYIDAAKKDKNVEIIAGGNYDKSKGYFIEPTVIVVKDPKYTTMCDELFGPVLTVYVYDDKKWEETLQLVDETSEYALTGAVFSEDRYALEEAVKALENAAGNFYINDKPTGAVVGQQPFGGARASGTNDKAGSKQNLYRWISPRMVKETFVSPTDYRYPFLG; translated from the coding sequence ATGGGAAATGGATTTTTTGAAGTGCCAATCGCCGTAAATGAGCCTATTAAAAGCTACGCGCCAGGCTCTCCGGAACGCGAAGAAGTACTTAATACTTACAGAGAAATGTACAAGGCAAAAATAGAAGTGCCTTTATTTATTAATGGAAAAGAGGTTAAAACTAAAGAAACCGCTACTATGTCTCCGCCGCACGACCATAAACACGTGTTGGGAACTTACTATAAAGCTACCAAAAAAAATGTAGAGGAAGCAATTTCGACTGCATTGGAAGCCAGAAAAAAATGGTCTGTAATGCCTTGGGAACAACGTGCTGGAATTTTTCTTCGTGCTGCGGAATTACTTGCAGGTCCATATAGAGCAAAAATAAACGCGGCTACAATGCTTGGCCAGTCTAAAAATATTTATCAAGCCGAAATTGATTCAGCTTGTGAACTTATTGATTTCTTAAGATTCAACGTTCAGTATATGACCGAAATATATGCAGAGCAGCCAAAATCTACTTCTGCAGCTTGGAACCGCATTGAATACAGACCTTTGGAAGGATTTATTTATGCAATTACACCTTTCAACTTTACAGCTATCGCCGGAAACCTTCCTGCAAGTGCTGCGATGATGGGCAACGTAGTTGTTTGGAAACCAAGTAATACGCAAGTTTATTCCGCAAAAGTAATTATGGATGTTTTCCGTGAAGCGGGCGTTCCTGCTGGCGTTATCAATATGGTAATGGGAGATGCTGCTATGATTTCTGACACGCTTATGGCGAGTCCAGATTTTAGTGGCGTTCACTTTACTGGTTCAACAGGAGTTTTTCAAGGAATTTGGAAGAAAATTGGCGACAATATTACAAACTATAAAACCTACCCACGTATCGTAGGTGAAACTGGTGGGAAAGATTTTATTGTTGCGCACAAAACCTCAAACCCAAAACAAGTTGCCACTGCAATGGCGCGTGGCGCTTTTGAATTTCAAGGACAAAAATGTAGCGCGGCCAGCCGTTGCTATATTTCAAAAAGTATCTGGGAGGAAGTAAAAACAAATCTAGTTGACGATATCCGTTCCTTTAAAATGGGAACTCCAGAAGATATGGGCAACTTTATTACTGCAGTTATTAGCGAAAGTTCTTTTGACAAACTAGCAAAATATATTGATGCTGCCAAAAAAGATAAAAACGTTGAAATTATTGCTGGTGGAAATTATGACAAGAGCAAAGGGTACTTTATTGAACCTACTGTAATCGTGGTGAAAGATCCTAAATACACAACGATGTGTGATGAACTTTTTGGCCCTGTATTGACCGTCTATGTTTATGACGATAAAAAGTGGGAAGAAACTTTGCAACTAGTTGATGAAACTAGCGAATACGCTTTAACTGGAGCTGTTTTTAGTGAAGACAGATATGCTTTGGAAGAAGCCGTAAAAGCGCTTGAAAACGCAGCAGGTAACTTCTACATTAACGACAAACCAACTGGAGCCGTTGTAGGCCAACAACCTTTTGGAGGGGCTCGTGCAAGTGGAACTAATGACAAAGCAGGAAGCAAGCAAAACCTATACCGATGGATTTCTCCTAGAATGGTGAAGGAAACTTTTGTTTCACCTACAGATTATAGATATCCGTTCTTAGGATAA
- a CDS encoding Omp28-related outer membrane protein, giving the protein MRTYPYFKILFLFAFIAIVGCSKKEDPLGAPTETLAITLASDAGTNATEVLSVNEQVNFIISGSDGADYTSNAKLYVNDAEILGSSYTFSEVGTFVVKAIYGTATSNVLNFEVIAESQRALTIDVTRAMNNQTITFGLLDSDGNNTAADATFYVNGAPISGFTYSSSTEAAFEVYAEYIVNGETLTTSLKNFTVYIPKRNVVLEDYTGVWCGFCLKALVAMDSIQSLTDHVSVLAIHESGSVVDIMNFSQVNDLQARFNVPDAFPQTELNRTTPWNSPTLIYDYDLVTSMAGLETDLSIAINSRVVGSTLTVDAKVVYKNGSETGDKLVVYLLESGIIQDQANYFTKNPKSPYFGKGDPIKDFVHNDALRNSLSGLFGDNIPQTTAYEEYKKTYTFAIPAEYNAANLSFVVMVVKADDTAKNSQHAVIGENKTYY; this is encoded by the coding sequence ATGCGAACTTATCCCTATTTCAAAATTTTATTTCTTTTTGCTTTTATAGCCATTGTTGGTTGTAGCAAAAAAGAAGATCCACTTGGGGCTCCAACTGAAACCCTTGCTATTACTCTTGCGAGTGATGCTGGTACCAATGCTACAGAAGTATTATCAGTAAATGAACAAGTTAATTTTATAATTTCTGGTAGTGATGGAGCGGACTATACTTCAAATGCAAAATTATATGTGAACGATGCTGAAATACTGGGCTCGTCTTATACTTTTTCAGAAGTAGGAACTTTTGTCGTAAAAGCTATTTATGGTACTGCTACAAGTAACGTTCTAAACTTTGAAGTTATAGCAGAGTCTCAACGCGCACTTACTATTGATGTTACAAGAGCTATGAATAACCAAACCATTACTTTCGGTTTGCTCGATTCCGATGGAAATAACACTGCAGCTGATGCTACATTTTATGTAAATGGAGCTCCAATTTCAGGATTTACATATTCCTCTTCAACAGAAGCAGCTTTCGAAGTATATGCAGAATATATAGTTAATGGTGAAACACTTACCACTTCCTTGAAAAACTTTACCGTATATATCCCGAAAAGAAATGTAGTTTTGGAAGATTACACAGGTGTATGGTGTGGTTTCTGCTTAAAAGCTTTGGTGGCAATGGACTCTATTCAGTCATTGACCGATCACGTTTCGGTACTTGCAATTCATGAATCGGGATCTGTTGTTGACATTATGAATTTTTCACAAGTTAATGATCTTCAAGCAAGATTTAATGTGCCAGATGCTTTTCCGCAAACTGAGCTAAATAGAACTACGCCTTGGAATTCTCCAACACTTATTTATGATTATGATCTTGTAACGAGTATGGCTGGTTTAGAAACAGATCTTTCCATTGCTATAAATTCACGCGTTGTTGGTTCTACTCTTACTGTAGATGCAAAAGTAGTTTACAAAAATGGATCGGAAACAGGAGATAAGTTGGTAGTATATTTATTAGAAAGCGGTATAATTCAAGATCAGGCCAATTATTTCACGAAAAACCCTAAGAGTCCTTATTTTGGAAAGGGAGATCCAATTAAAGATTTTGTTCACAATGATGCATTGCGTAATTCACTTTCTGGACTTTTTGGAGATAATATTCCACAAACGACGGCTTATGAAGAATATAAAAAGACCTATACTTTTGCAATTCCAGCTGAATACAACGCTGCAAACCTAAGTTTTGTGGTTATGGTTGTAAAAGCAGACGATACGGCGAAGAATTCGCAGCATGCTGTGATAGGAGAAAATAAAACGTATTATTAA
- a CDS encoding TlpA family protein disulfide reductase produces the protein MKKLLPLLFVLVAFSAISQNDLPKIDMTTLDGQPINSSELSTDDNVIVVSLWATWCVPCIKELDAISEIYPDWQAETNVKLYAVSIDDSRGVKRVKPMVNGKGWEYTVLLDTNNDFKRAVGAATVPLTLLVKNNQIVYRHSGYSPGAEYELYEKIKEFSAAN, from the coding sequence ATGAAAAAATTACTTCCCCTTTTGTTCGTATTGGTAGCTTTCAGCGCCATTTCTCAAAATGATTTACCAAAAATAGATATGACTACCTTGGATGGTCAACCAATCAATTCAAGTGAATTATCTACTGATGACAATGTAATTGTTGTATCCCTTTGGGCCACGTGGTGTGTTCCATGTATTAAAGAGTTAGATGCCATCAGCGAAATTTATCCAGATTGGCAGGCAGAAACCAATGTAAAACTATACGCTGTGTCTATTGATGATAGCCGTGGAGTGAAACGCGTAAAACCAATGGTAAACGGAAAAGGCTGGGAATACACAGTCCTTTTAGACACCAATAATGACTTTAAACGTGCCGTAGGTGCCGCTACAGTGCCACTTACACTTTTGGTTAAAAACAATCAGATTGTTTACAGACATTCAGGTTATAGCCCAGGTGCGGAATATGAACTTTATGAAAAAATAAAGGAATTCTCAGCAGCGAACTAA
- a CDS encoding DUF6029 family protein, producing the protein MKKLIFGAFMLIGILSYSQDNGYFFGGLESNSQWLVPDENTDFEAPEDRFRANNYLQLNYSLGKFTAGLQYESYLPSVLLGYSPTWENKNGVGTYYLNYKNETLDVTGGYFYEQFGSGLILRTWEDRQLGINNAIKGLRVKFTPTENLGLTGIYGQIRNGFDVSEGVMQGLDANADLSGLLNFDAVDLKLGASYVGRYQSNGSNDSIPANINAYSARLDFVANNFYGGIEAITKDPDVLINEGEVTSPQLFDGTALQVNLGYAQKGLGINTTFRRLENFSFYADRYAEGNVYNEQIVNYVPALTKQHDYLLSNIYVYSAQPRLLFDDTEERAGEVGGQADVYYSFPKESALGKIGTKIAANASYWAGLEATFNEVDQTYDQKFIGKGPRYFRDLNIEVKNRWSSKWSSVATYQDVIIDKGASEGGPLGVQGDIRAHIGVLEGTRRFENGKALRIELQHLFIDKGRKNIDRGNWAAGVLEYNFNSAFTLYAADAWNYEGEGKIHYYSFGGSYSKGPARFAMNYGRQRGGLICVGGVCRYVPENTGLTANLVVTF; encoded by the coding sequence ATGAAAAAACTTATTTTTGGAGCCTTTATGCTTATTGGCATCCTCTCCTATTCGCAAGACAACGGCTACTTTTTTGGTGGTCTTGAGTCAAACTCCCAATGGCTCGTTCCAGATGAAAACACAGATTTTGAAGCACCAGAAGATCGCTTTAGAGCTAATAATTATTTACAATTAAATTATTCCCTAGGAAAATTTACCGCAGGACTCCAATATGAATCATACCTTCCCTCTGTTTTATTGGGATATTCTCCTACTTGGGAAAACAAAAACGGAGTTGGCACCTATTATTTAAATTATAAAAATGAAACCCTTGATGTTACTGGAGGTTATTTTTATGAGCAATTTGGAAGTGGTTTAATTCTTAGAACTTGGGAAGATCGCCAGTTAGGGATTAATAATGCTATTAAGGGTCTTCGCGTTAAGTTTACACCTACTGAAAATCTTGGTCTTACTGGGATTTACGGGCAAATTAGAAATGGTTTTGACGTTTCAGAAGGTGTTATGCAAGGGCTTGATGCTAACGCAGATCTAAGCGGTCTTTTAAATTTTGACGCGGTGGATTTAAAACTTGGAGCAAGCTATGTAGGTCGCTATCAATCAAACGGTTCTAATGACTCAATACCCGCAAATATAAATGCGTATTCAGCAAGACTGGATTTTGTTGCAAATAATTTTTATGGAGGTATTGAAGCAATAACCAAAGATCCGGACGTATTAATAAATGAAGGTGAGGTAACTTCTCCGCAACTTTTTGATGGGACTGCACTTCAAGTAAATTTAGGGTATGCGCAAAAAGGACTGGGAATAAATACCACTTTTAGAAGATTGGAAAACTTCAGTTTTTATGCAGATCGTTATGCCGAAGGAAACGTTTACAATGAACAAATTGTAAACTACGTACCGGCGTTAACAAAACAACATGACTATTTATTGTCTAATATATATGTATACAGCGCCCAACCACGTTTGCTTTTTGATGATACCGAAGAAAGAGCTGGAGAAGTGGGTGGCCAAGCAGATGTTTATTATTCATTTCCTAAAGAATCAGCCTTGGGAAAAATTGGAACTAAAATAGCTGCAAATGCTTCTTATTGGGCAGGTTTGGAAGCTACCTTTAATGAAGTAGACCAAACATACGACCAAAAATTTATTGGTAAAGGCCCACGTTATTTCCGTGATTTAAACATTGAGGTAAAAAACCGCTGGTCTTCAAAATGGAGTTCAGTTGCTACATATCAAGATGTAATTATAGATAAAGGTGCTTCCGAAGGTGGTCCACTGGGAGTTCAAGGAGACATCAGAGCTCATATTGGAGTACTTGAAGGAACCCGTCGTTTTGAAAACGGAAAAGCATTGCGCATAGAACTGCAACATCTTTTCATAGATAAAGGCAGAAAGAATATTGATAGAGGAAATTGGGCGGCTGGCGTATTGGAGTACAACTTTAACTCAGCATTCACACTATATGCAGCAGACGCTTGGAACTATGAAGGTGAAGGAAAAATTCACTATTACAGCTTTGGAGGAAGTTATTCCAAAGGTCCAGCTCGTTTCGCAATGAACTATGGGCGCCAACGCGGAGGTTTAATTTGTGTGGGTGGTGTTTGTAGATATGTTCCTGAAAATACTGGCTTAACTGCTAATCTTGTAGTAACTTTCTAA
- a CDS encoding T9SS type A sorting domain-containing protein: MKLKLLFLALMGSITVANAQYTVTDILGNVLNNGDVLEFGEYGYGTSANYEFFVANDNPSETIYTRIEYVAVENASGLDFELCYALQCYTDLQPGSTVPFIPEVFPIAVGEDSGYGNHFLNIDGGNGVDVISYTFAFHQYEADGVTEVGTPLTFIYRYNPTLGVNENSKVNLTVLSTVVSNELALDVKEPVNMLVYDLQGRVVKQANFQAGRQTVNVSDLSSQAYILKFSNEKGAIQTTKIIVQ; this comes from the coding sequence ATGAAACTTAAATTACTTTTTTTAGCCCTAATGGGCTCAATTACAGTTGCAAATGCGCAATACACAGTAACTGATATATTAGGAAACGTTCTTAATAATGGGGATGTTCTGGAATTTGGAGAATATGGATATGGAACATCAGCGAACTATGAGTTCTTTGTTGCCAATGATAATCCTTCAGAAACAATATATACTAGAATTGAATATGTTGCTGTTGAAAATGCTTCCGGTTTGGATTTCGAATTATGTTATGCACTACAGTGCTATACTGATCTTCAACCAGGTTCAACTGTTCCATTTATACCAGAAGTTTTTCCTATTGCGGTAGGTGAAGATTCAGGTTATGGAAACCATTTTTTGAATATTGATGGAGGTAATGGAGTGGATGTGATTAGTTATACATTTGCATTCCACCAATATGAAGCTGACGGAGTAACTGAAGTAGGAACTCCATTAACTTTTATCTATCGTTATAATCCAACTTTGGGAGTAAATGAAAACAGCAAGGTTAACTTAACTGTTCTTTCTACAGTTGTTTCCAATGAATTGGCTTTGGACGTGAAAGAACCAGTTAATATGTTGGTTTATGATTTGCAAGGTCGCGTTGTTAAACAAGCTAATTTTCAGGCAGGTCGCCAAACAGTTAACGTTTCTGATCTAAGTTCTCAAGCTTATATCCTAAAATTCAGTAATGAAAAAGGAGCGATTCAGACTACAAAGATTATTGTTCAATAA
- a CDS encoding T9SS type A sorting domain-containing protein: MINKLSLFVSFLLLVANSFSQTIVSTSPQNQNVIFEEFTGIHCTFCPSGHTISQALQDANPDRVSLIYIHQGGYANPGNGEPDFRTQWGNAIVNQTYSGSGFGYPSATVNRHIFPGRSMASGGGTAMARPYWVISANETMAKVSPVNLAVEASIDVQTNVMTVHVEGYYISDSPETTNLLNVALLQNNTKGPQTGGGAGNNYIHMHRLVEMITGQWGELINNTTANTFVDRTFTYTIPTAYNDVPTVLEDMEVVAYISNTNQEIPTGHSTLPTFTGLTIAYDASLLEIPEILPTCVDEFGTDIIVKNVGIEPLTSIAIQYIVNGDSHTYNWVGNILSLRTEAISLPPVNYTLNIENTLEVALPADDNNSNNSISTTFEKAPQGTGLVNLELITDNWGYQMSWKILDSNGDIVDSGDSPYSNSTINIDLSLEADCYSIILTDSGNNGGTTVTLTDSQGTQLFFAEGNWGSKRKGNFRSNGVLEINSFNTDKINLYPNPATTILNLRNAENANILIYDVLGKLIISQKNVAMDSLINVSKLRDGTYFMKISKDNLTTTKRFLISK, translated from the coding sequence ATGATTAATAAATTATCCCTATTTGTATCTTTTCTTTTGTTGGTAGCTAACAGCTTTTCGCAAACAATTGTATCGACTTCCCCTCAAAATCAAAATGTAATTTTTGAGGAGTTTACTGGAATTCATTGTACATTTTGTCCATCAGGACACACCATTTCTCAGGCGCTTCAAGATGCTAATCCGGATAGAGTTTCCTTAATTTACATACATCAAGGCGGTTATGCCAACCCTGGAAACGGTGAGCCAGATTTTAGAACCCAATGGGGGAACGCAATCGTAAATCAAACCTACTCAGGGTCAGGTTTTGGATATCCATCAGCAACCGTTAACAGACACATTTTTCCGGGTCGCTCCATGGCTAGCGGAGGAGGAACCGCTATGGCCAGACCTTATTGGGTAATTTCAGCAAATGAAACTATGGCAAAAGTTTCTCCAGTTAACCTTGCCGTTGAAGCAAGTATTGACGTACAAACTAATGTAATGACTGTTCATGTAGAGGGTTATTATATTAGTGACAGTCCAGAAACCACTAATTTATTAAACGTTGCTTTATTACAAAATAATACTAAAGGGCCTCAAACAGGCGGTGGAGCAGGCAACAATTATATCCACATGCACCGCTTAGTCGAGATGATAACAGGTCAATGGGGCGAGCTAATTAACAATACAACCGCCAATACTTTTGTAGATCGAACCTTTACTTACACCATCCCAACCGCATATAATGATGTACCAACCGTATTGGAAGACATGGAAGTAGTAGCTTATATTTCAAACACCAATCAGGAAATTCCAACTGGTCATTCCACCTTACCTACATTTACGGGGCTTACTATTGCCTATGATGCGTCACTTTTAGAAATCCCAGAAATATTACCGACTTGCGTTGATGAGTTTGGGACTGATATTATTGTCAAAAACGTTGGAATAGAGCCACTAACCTCCATAGCTATTCAATATATTGTTAATGGGGATTCACACACTTATAACTGGGTTGGGAATATCCTTTCACTTAGAACCGAAGCTATAAGTTTGCCACCAGTAAACTATACCTTAAATATTGAAAATACTTTGGAAGTAGCACTGCCTGCAGATGATAACAATTCCAATAACTCAATATCGACCACTTTCGAAAAAGCCCCGCAAGGAACCGGACTGGTAAACCTGGAGCTTATTACAGATAATTGGGGATATCAGATGAGTTGGAAAATTTTAGATTCCAATGGAGACATTGTAGATAGTGGAGATTCTCCTTACAGTAATAGTACAATTAATATAGACTTATCTCTTGAGGCCGATTGTTATTCTATTATCCTTACAGACAGCGGCAATAACGGCGGAACAACGGTAACCCTAACAGATTCTCAAGGAACGCAGCTTTTTTTCGCAGAAGGAAATTGGGGCAGTAAAAGAAAGGGCAATTTTAGAAGCAATGGTGTTTTGGAAATAAATAGTTTTAATACTGATAAGATTAATCTTTATCCAAATCCTGCAACTACAATTTTAAATCTTAGAAATGCAGAAAATGCAAACATTCTAATTTATGATGTTCTTGGAAAATTAATTATTTCTCAAAAAAACGTTGCTATGGATTCCCTAATCAATGTTTCTAAATTACGAGACGGAACCTATTTTATGAAGATTTCAAAAGATAACCTTACAACGACCAAGCGCTTTTTGATTTCGAAATAA
- a CDS encoding Omp28-related outer membrane protein, with protein MCKKLPLSLVIALFAFATYGQTIVSTSPENKNVVLEEFTGIHCVFCPDGHAIAKSIQDANPDRVSLVNIHTGGYANPGAGEPDFRTPYGAAIAAQTGLTGYPSGTVNRHVFVGGKTILDRGQWASRANQTMAAASNVNVGVEASIDINTSVLTIHVQGYYTSNSPESTNLLNVALLQNNTKGPQTGGGQGNNYNHMHRLVDMITGQWGEEITTTTTGTLVDRTFTYPIPVDFNGVPTELVDMEVVAFITDTHQEIPSGSRVLPEFTGLVNANDASIRSVTDFPKSCETELTPEISIQNLGQNPITALAIEYTVNGEAHTYNWTGNLGSLRSETVELPTVPFVLQGLNTVVVTLPSDDNNSNNSVTKTFNQAPVGSGIVYMELQVDNNGSQTRWYVTNSSGTVLYHGGPYPNGNPQVINETFTLTADCYSFRVLDIPSNGGGEITLTDHHSNQLYHTDGNYGNGETAPFGSNGVLGVTQNQLDNVSLYPNPASKTINVKNAENANVQVFDVLGKLILSQSNISMDAQLNVSQLQAGTYFMKISKDNLITTKKFLVVN; from the coding sequence ATGTGTAAAAAACTACCCCTCAGCTTGGTTATTGCTTTATTTGCTTTTGCCACGTATGGACAAACCATCGTATCAACCTCACCAGAAAACAAAAATGTTGTTCTTGAAGAATTTACAGGTATTCATTGTGTATTTTGCCCAGATGGACATGCTATTGCTAAAAGCATACAAGACGCAAATCCAGACCGCGTTTCTTTAGTAAACATTCATACTGGTGGTTATGCAAATCCAGGTGCTGGCGAACCAGATTTCAGAACTCCATACGGAGCTGCTATCGCCGCTCAAACAGGATTAACAGGCTACCCATCAGGAACCGTAAATCGTCATGTTTTTGTTGGAGGCAAAACTATCCTAGATAGAGGACAGTGGGCATCACGCGCCAACCAGACGATGGCAGCTGCGTCCAATGTAAATGTTGGTGTTGAAGCAAGTATCGACATAAACACTAGTGTATTGACTATTCACGTTCAAGGATATTATACAAGTAATAGCCCAGAATCAACAAACTTACTAAATGTAGCTTTGTTACAGAATAACACCAAAGGACCACAAACTGGTGGTGGACAAGGAAACAATTATAACCACATGCACCGTTTGGTTGATATGATAACAGGTCAATGGGGTGAAGAAATAACCACAACCACTACTGGAACTTTAGTAGATCGTACTTTTACATACCCTATTCCTGTTGACTTTAACGGAGTTCCAACTGAATTAGTAGATATGGAGGTTGTAGCTTTCATTACTGATACACATCAAGAAATTCCTAGTGGTAGCAGAGTATTGCCAGAATTTACTGGACTTGTAAATGCAAATGACGCAAGTATAAGATCAGTAACAGACTTTCCTAAATCTTGCGAAACTGAACTTACACCAGAAATTAGCATCCAAAATTTAGGTCAAAACCCAATTACTGCTTTGGCTATTGAGTACACTGTAAATGGTGAGGCACACACTTACAATTGGACTGGAAATCTTGGATCACTTCGTAGCGAGACTGTAGAACTTCCAACAGTTCCTTTTGTATTACAAGGGTTAAATACTGTTGTAGTAACACTACCAAGTGACGATAATAATTCAAACAACAGCGTAACCAAAACTTTCAACCAAGCTCCTGTTGGATCTGGAATTGTATATATGGAATTACAAGTTGATAACAACGGATCTCAAACAAGATGGTATGTTACTAATTCAAGTGGTACCGTACTTTATCACGGTGGACCATACCCAAATGGTAACCCACAGGTTATAAACGAAACATTCACATTAACTGCAGACTGTTATTCATTCCGCGTTTTGGATATTCCAAGCAACGGTGGTGGTGAAATAACGTTAACAGATCATCACAGTAACCAATTATACCATACTGATGGTAACTATGGCAATGGAGAAACTGCGCCATTTGGAAGCAACGGTGTTTTGGGTGTAACTCAAAATCAATTAGATAATGTTAGCTTATATCCAAACCCAGCATCTAAAACAATTAATGTGAAAAATGCTGAAAACGCAAATGTTCAAGTATTTGATGTACTTGGAAAATTGATTCTTTCACAGAGTAATATTTCTATGGATGCACAATTAAATGTATCTCAGCTTCAAGCTGGTACTTACTTTATGAAAATTTCTAAAGACAATCTTATTACAACCAAGAAGTTCTTAGTAGTAAACTAA
- a CDS encoding NUDIX domain-containing protein, with amino-acid sequence MKYSISEEKVVFHDHYKIIKAKVAYDTFEGKQIKTNRLAFERGDSVAILLYEKETKSVLLTNQFRYPTCKNNDGWLLEIPAGSMEENENPNECVTREVMEELGYKITNPKHINTFYSSPGASTERIFLFFSEVSKNDKTEKGGGAEDENEDIQLIRLPASEITSKILEFKDAKTILALQWFLLECSH; translated from the coding sequence ATGAAATATTCCATCAGCGAAGAAAAAGTAGTTTTCCACGACCATTACAAAATAATAAAAGCTAAAGTAGCTTACGACACTTTTGAAGGAAAACAAATTAAAACCAACCGTCTAGCTTTTGAAAGAGGAGATTCCGTAGCAATTCTTTTGTATGAAAAGGAAACCAAAAGCGTGCTATTAACAAACCAGTTCCGTTATCCAACTTGTAAAAATAATGATGGCTGGCTCCTTGAAATACCCGCAGGTTCTATGGAAGAAAATGAAAACCCAAATGAATGTGTAACCCGAGAAGTGATGGAAGAATTAGGCTATAAAATCACCAACCCTAAACATATAAACACATTCTACTCTTCGCCTGGAGCTTCAACTGAGCGCATTTTTCTGTTCTTTTCTGAAGTTTCTAAAAATGACAAAACTGAAAAAGGTGGAGGTGCAGAAGATGAAAATGAAGACATTCAATTGATAAGACTACCTGCTTCAGAAATTACTTCCAAAATTTTAGAATTTAAAGATGCTAAGACTATTCTTGCGCTGCAATGGTTTCTTTTAGAATGTAGTCATTAG
- the rsmG gene encoding 16S rRNA (guanine(527)-N(7))-methyltransferase RsmG has translation MDLILKYFPQLTDIQKNQFHKLQELYEDWNLKINVVSRKDIDELYIRHVLHSLGIAKVQPFLPGSKILDVGTGGGFPGIPLAILYPEVNFHLVDSIGKKIKVVDEVVEGLQLENVKTTNARVEEVSGKYDFIVSRAVAQMETFVHWVNDKIAKKSIHDRKNGILYLKGGDLSEELKVYRNASVFPLNDFFEEDFYETKSVVYLPMKYKG, from the coding sequence ATGGATCTGATATTGAAATATTTTCCGCAACTTACTGATATTCAAAAAAATCAGTTTCATAAGTTGCAAGAGTTATACGAAGACTGGAACTTGAAAATTAACGTTGTTTCCCGAAAGGATATTGATGAACTTTATATACGTCACGTTTTGCATTCACTAGGAATTGCGAAGGTGCAGCCTTTCCTTCCTGGCTCAAAAATTTTAGATGTAGGAACTGGCGGTGGTTTTCCGGGAATTCCACTGGCCATTCTCTATCCTGAAGTAAATTTTCATCTTGTGGATAGTATTGGGAAAAAAATAAAGGTCGTTGACGAAGTAGTTGAAGGCTTGCAACTTGAAAACGTAAAAACCACCAATGCTCGTGTGGAGGAGGTTTCTGGAAAATATGACTTCATAGTTAGCCGCGCCGTAGCCCAAATGGAAACTTTTGTACATTGGGTTAATGATAAAATTGCTAAAAAAAGTATTCACGATCGTAAGAATGGAATTCTTTATTTAAAAGGAGGCGATCTTTCAGAAGAATTAAAAGTTTATAGAAATGCCTCTGTTTTTCCTTTGAATGACTTTTTTGAAGAAGATTTTTATGAAACCAAAAGCGTAGTTTATTTACCTATGAAGTATAAAGGGTAA